CAGGAGCGAGGCCATGAGCTTCTCGTTCCCGCGGTGGTACACGTCGGCGATGATGGGCGAGAAGATCGCGTTGAACGACATCGTGAACAGCATCGCGAGGCTCGCGAGCAGCGCGACCACGTTGTAGATGCCGACGTCGGCCGCGCTCATGTAGAAGCCGAGGAAGAGCCTCCCGCTCTGCGTGAGCGCGAACGCGGTGGTCGTCTCGGCGAGCATGGACGCCGAGTACCCTGTGAACTCGCGCCTCGGGATGTCCCCCGCCGGGCCGGCGACGAGGTACGGCGCTCGCCTGCGGACGAAGACGATCCCGATCGCCATCGAGACCGCGTACGCGAGGACCGTCGCCGTGACGATGCCTTGAAGCCGCATCCCCAGAAAGAAGAGCGCGAGAAAGACGACCAGACGGGAGACGCGGAACGAGATCTCCGAGGCGATCACGCTGCGCTTCATGTCCTTGACGGCCCTGAGTGCAGCGGCGTAGAGCAGGCTCAGCGTGTACGGGACCATCGCGAGCGAGATGACGAGGAGCGCCTGCTCGAGCCGCGGCTCCTTGAAGACCGAGAGGGCGAGCGGGCGGCGGAGCAGCGCGAGCGCCACGGCCGCGACGACGCTCGCGAGCAGGCCGAAGCGCACGCCGTGCGCGAGGACAGCGCGCGCACGGTCCTCGCGCCCCTGGCCGACGTACATCGCGATGTAGCGACAGAAGCTCCCCTCGAACCCGAAGGTCGTGAGAACCCCGAGTCCCATCACGATCGTCCACGCGAGCACGAACACGCCGAGCGCCTCGGCGCCGAGAAGCCGCGCCACGACCGCCTGCACAACGAACCCGAGCGCGAGCCCGAAGACGCGGCCCGCGAACGTAAAGCCGGCCTGCCTCGTGGCCGTGGAGAGATAGCCCTGATACTCCCGCTCGTCGATGTCGCCTTGTCCGTTCACGATCTCCGCCCCGCTTCGCCCGCGCAGCTCCGACGGGCGCTGTTCGATGCCCAGGCAGCGGCCCGGGGTCCTCGGCCGCGCGGGCGCCTCACGGCCGGCCCCCGCGCAGACGCCTCACGGCCGGCTTGAGCCACGCATCCCGCGCGTAGCCCGCGAGCCCGCCCGGCCCGGCAGGATACAGCACGACCGACGCGTGCTCGCGCCGCCCGGTCGCCCACTCCTCCTTCCAGCGCGCCGTCTCGCCCACGAAGTCGAAGCGCGAAAGCCCCGCCTCGAATGCGCGGCGGATCGCCCCGTGGAAGAGCACGACGCCGGGCGACAGCTTCGAGAA
This sequence is a window from Candidatus Effluviviaceae Genus I sp.. Protein-coding genes within it:
- a CDS encoding flippase translates to MNGQGDIDEREYQGYLSTATRQAGFTFAGRVFGLALGFVVQAVVARLLGAEALGVFVLAWTIVMGLGVLTTFGFEGSFCRYIAMYVGQGREDRARAVLAHGVRFGLLASVVAAVALALLRRPLALSVFKEPRLEQALLVISLAMVPYTLSLLYAAALRAVKDMKRSVIASEISFRVSRLVVFLALFFLGMRLQGIVTATVLAYAVSMAIGIVFVRRRAPYLVAGPAGDIPRREFTGYSASMLAETTTAFALTQSGRLFLGFYMSAADVGIYNVVALLASLAMLFTMSFNAIFSPIIADVYHRGNEKLMASLLRAITRWIVLLTLPVLAWLIVAGRSVLGLFGTEFVAGYAALVVLTAAQVVDSMCASVSSCLAMTRFQRFNVVNIVAMAVVSVALNATLIPRMGIAGAAVATGIAIVLVNVARLVEGRVLLGVVPYDRSTLKVAVTGAVLMGLAVAARRALAAPEGWPWSVAVLVAGYAVTAGLTLALGVGAEDRAVLGGVLRRLRRSEGGE